One Carassius gibelio isolate Cgi1373 ecotype wild population from Czech Republic chromosome A20, carGib1.2-hapl.c, whole genome shotgun sequence DNA segment encodes these proteins:
- the LOC127938719 gene encoding uncharacterized protein LOC127938719, translating to MNLLLGTCLGLLFNFVDFNTGAHIIEEEKIAFLGGHVSLLCLNLLTQTNCSNVTWLSNDNPAIELVTLGKHNPDRSQREGRVHLMSNCSLHISELKAADHGCYTCRQYSGVHGSKMGEDARICLTINETVHSLNNNDSSDDREDLLMIIIASVLIVGALSVTALIIWHRYHRRGQVWTLFKNQNVLEFETKITEHEHKNGEDVHYVELNLNVMKPRKVDTDKVVDNDQKTEYAVIKLR from the exons ATGAATTTACTCTTGGGCACATGTCTTGGATTGCTGTTCAACTTTGTTGATTTTAATACAG GTGCTCATATAATTGAAGAAGAAAAGATAGCCTTCCTTGGAGGGCATGTGAGTTTGCTGTGCCTTAATCTGTTGACACAGACAAACTGCAGCAATGTTACATGGTTGTCTAATGATAATCCTGCCATTGAGTTGGTCACCCTTGGTAAACACAATCCGGACAGGTCACAGAGAGAAGGCAGAGTGCATCTGATGTCTAACTGCTCTCTACACATCAGTGAACTCAAAGCTGCAGATCATGGATGTTACACCTGCCGTCAGTATTCAGGTGTGCATGGAAGCAAAATGGGAGAGGATGCAAGAATTTGCTTGACTATTAATGAAA CTGTCCATTCCTTGAACAATAATGACAGCAGTGATGACAGAGAAG aCCTGTTAATGATAATAATTGCGTCAGTGCTCATCGTCGGTGCTTTGTCGGTGACAGCACTCATCATTTGGCACAGATATCACAGGAGAGGACAAG tgtggacattatttaaaaatcaaaacgTATTGGAATTTGAAACCAAAATAACTGAACATGAACACAAGAAT GGTGAAGATGTGCACTACGTTGAGTTAAACCTCAATGTAATGAAACCAAGGAAAGTGGACACAGACAAAGTAGTGGACAATGACCAAAAAACTGAATATGCTGTCATAAAACTCCGCTAA